The sequence ATTATACTTTTTGTCCCTTGTCTTGTTCGATTACAATTTGTGCACGGAATTGGAAGCATCTAACTTTTACATAGAGAACATATGTCTTAACTAGTTAAAGTTATACTAAAAATGAATCAACTATTAGTTGTTATTAGTTGTAACAagtttttgttaatttttgttatttttgtcaatatcctCATTGGTAGGTAATTGttcatttttctcctttatcGTACATCTATATAATGTAACTTTACtgtcattaaataaataaaagagaaaagtatGATTTACTTTTGGCTTTTCCACTtccaatatggtatcagagagAGAAAATTCCTCAAATCCCTAAATCGTTTTCCCCTTTTCCCCTTCCCGTGCGAAGTCAAAATGGTTTTTCCCGAGACACCTCGTCGTCCTCCGGCCAATTCATCTTCCTCAGTCGATTTTTCGACTACTGGGCTTCCTCTTTCTCATCCCGATCAGTACACTCCCTACGCTCTTCATCACAGTGACACTTCCAATCTTATTCTTGTTTCCGAACTTCTCACCAACGACAACTACGTTTCTTGGAGCAAATCGATGGTTCTTTCCCTCTCCATCCGAAACAAACTTGGTTTCATTGATGGTTCTCTCCCTCGGCCTACAGGTGATCTTCTTTCCTTATGGATTCGCAACAATAATGTTGTTGTTGCTTGGATTCTCAACTTTGTTTCTAAGAGTATTTCTTCAAGTATTCTCTTCACCGAATCAGCTCGAGAAATCTGGCTTGACCTTCAAGATTGTTTCCAAAGACGCAACGGACCTCGCATTTTTCCATCTCAAATGCGAGTTATCCAGCCTCAAGCAAGATCAAGACTTTGTCACTATATATTTTACTAAAATGAAGAGTTTCTGGGATGAGTATGTTTCCTATCACCCTAGTTGTACGTGTGGGCAGTGTACCTACGGCGGCAACAAATCCATAGAAGACGTTCTTCAATTTGAGTATCTCCTCGATTTTTTGATGGGGCTAAACGCAGCTTCAACCATACTCGTTCTCAGCTTCTTCTCATGGATCCGCCTCCACCTATTAATAAGGCTTTTTCATTTGTTGTTCAACAAGAACAACATCAATCCCTTGCTAATCCCCCTTCTTCTGCTGTTACATTGGCTGTGCACAAGTATCTTCTCTGTTTTCTGATGGGGCTAAACGACAGCTTCAACCATACTCGTTCTCAGCTTCTTCTCATGGATCCGCCTCCACCTATTAATAAGGCTTTTTCATTTGTTGTTCGACAAGAACAACATCAATTCCTTGCTAATCCCCCTTCTTCTACTGTTACATTGGCTGTGCAGAAGAATGATAACCCTTTGCAACAGAGTCATCACCAGCCCTCTTCGAAGCAGACTAAAAATCATAAAGGACGCTCAAATCAGGTTCATAAGCAACATCCTTCCTACAATTCATCTGTTAATCCTGTTGATTCTGCCTCTTTCTCGTCCCCTGCTCCATCTAGGAATATGATTACCAATGACACTATTCAGTAACTCCTCATTATGCTGCAATCCAAGCTTAATATGACCAAGGCCGAAACTGATTCAGTCACACATGTAGCAGGTAATTGTTCTCAAATTCTCTCTAATCATAAATGGATCATTGATTCTAAGGCTTCTACACATATATGTTTCCAAAGGCATTTATTTCACGAGCTCCTGCCGACTAGTACTACTGTTGTTCTGCCTGATAACATAAGAATTTTAGTCTCTTTTATTGGCACCGTCACACTTTTTGGGTCACTGCATCTTCATCATGTTTTATATGTTCCAGGATTTCAATACAACTTACTTTCTATCAGTGCTTTAACATCTGATGGTAATCTCTTTGTCCATTTCACCACTGATTCTTGTGATATTCAGGAAAAGTCCACTTTGAAGACGATTGGCAAGGATAGGTTGCATGATGGTTTGTATATTATTGAGCAACCTCAGATCAGTAAAGTACCTTCTCATGTTATTACTATTGCTTCTTCAAATAAGTCTTCCTTATGGCATGCCAAGCTTGGACATCCATCCCTATCTCGATTATCTGCTTCGAAACATGTTTTacatcttgatttttttttctctgcaTAGCACATTCCCTTGTGACATTTGTCCtttaacaaaacaaaagaaattgtCTTTTGAATCGCATAATAATAGATCATCTGCTGTTTTTGACATGATTCATGCTGATATTTAGGGTCCATTTTCTACACCTACTCATGTTGGACATAAATTTTTCCTTACTATAGTAGATAATCAAAGTCATTTTACTTGGGTATTCATGTTAAAATCCAAGTCTGATGTTTTGAAGATTATACCTCAGTTCTTTTCTTATGTTGAGACGCAGTATGATAAGAAAATAGTGTTTCGTTCAGATAATGCTCCTAAATTTTCCTTTGCTGAGTTTTTCTTGCAAAGAGGGGTTTTACATCAATATTCTTGTGTGAGCAGACCAGAACAGAATTCTGTAGTTGAACGTAagcatcaacatttgttaaatgTTTCCAGAGCATTATTCTTTCAATCTAGAGTCCCTCTCAAATTTTGGAATGAATGTGTTTTGACTGCAATATATCTTATTAACAGAACACCTTCACCTATTCTAGGTTGgaaaacaccttacgagttgTTACAGGGTACTTTGGCTGATTATTCTCTTATTAGATCTTTTGGGTGCCTATGTTTTGCTTCTACTTTGTCTCATGTTCGATACAAGTTTGCTCCACGGGTTGTCCTTACTGTCTTTATTGGTTATCCACCAGGTATGAAAGGTTATAAACTTTTTGATATCACTAGTAACAAGTTCTTTGTTTCCCGCGATGTTGTTTTCCATGAACATTTATTCTCTTTTCATAAAGTGACCTTGGAGACTGAGTAACCCGACCCTTTTCAGCATATTGTCCTTCCTATATCCCCTGACATTGATTTTTCAGCCCACCCTACCACTGCACCCTCCTTACCTTCCACTCCCATTGAACTTTTTCTTCTACAAATCCTTCCCCATCCATTCCCTATTCGATGCCTCCTACAACTACATCTTCAATTTCTTCACCTGTCACATCCCCTCCCTTTCCACTGATCTTTCATCTCAGCAGCTTTCCCCTTCTTCCAACCTAAATACTCAACCCTTTGCTGCACCTAGAAGGACATCCAAACCAATCAAACCCCCTTCCTACCTTAAAGACTATCACTACACCCTCACATCCCAAACTTCTCTTTCCAATTTTTCTACACATCATCCTATACACTCATCTCTTTCTTATGATCACCTCTCCCCTGTTTTTCGTACTTTTTCCGTTGCCATCTCCTCTCATTATCAACAGCATCATCAAGCCATACCTTATGACCATTGGAAGACAGCTATGAAGCTTGCTGCAAGCTATGAAAGACAATGACACTTAGGAGGTTCTTCCTTTACCTCCATCCAAACATagcatcggttgcaaatgggtgtATAAAATCAAACATCGTGTTGATGGTTCCATCGAATGATACAAAGCTCAACTTGTTGCTAAAGGATAAACTCAACAGGAGGGTCTGGATTTTCTTGAGACATTTTCTCCTGTGGCCAAATTAGTCACTATTCGAGTTCTTCTTGTTTTAGCTGTCATTTATCAATGGCCTCTGGTTCAACTCGATGTCAACAACGCCTTTCTTCATGGAGATTTATTTGAAGAGGTTTATATGGACCTCTCACTTGGCTATACACCTAAGGTTCATCACAAAGACAAGCTTGTTTGTAGATTAAAGAAGTCTATATATGGTCTTAAGCAGGCTTCAAGGCAATGGTTTGTAAATTTTCTGATGTTTTGGTTTCTCTTGGTTTTCAACAGTCTAAAGCCGATTATTCTCTGTTTGTTCGTGGTTCTGGCCCtagttttattgctttattggtgtatgttgatgacattgtcATTACTGGTGCAGATATCAAGCTTATTGATGAACATAAACAGGTTTTACATGTTTCTTTTAAGCTCAAAGACCTTGGACCGTTGAAGTATTTTCTAGGCCTTGAGCTTGCTCGTTCATCTCAAGGTATTTCCATTTCTCAACAGCATTATACACTTCAAATCCTTGAGGATACTGGTCTTCTTGGTGCTAAGCCGGCAAATCTCTCCATGGATCCGAATGTTAAGCTTCGAAATTCTGACCATGAAGTTCTTGATGATCCTTCTCCCTATAGAAACTGGTTGGTCGCCTTCTTTATTTGACTATTTCACGGTCGGACATTGTATTTGTTGTTCATAAACTTAGTTAATTTGCGGCCAAACCATGCAAAGCTCATTTATCTGCAACATATCATCTCTTTTATCTAAAATCAGCCCTTGGCCAAGGTGTTTTGATCACCCCTGCTGATTCTTTTCAGCTACGCCCCTTTGCTGACTCTAATTGGGCATCTTGCCTTGATACACGGAAGTCTACCACaggttattgtatttttttgggCAGGTCTCTTGTTTCATGGAAGTCTAAGAAGCAGAATGTGGTTTCAAGATCTTCTGCAGAGGCTGAATATCGAGCTCTTGCTTCCACAACCTATGAACTTGTATGGCTTCAGTCTCTTCTTCATGATTTACTCATTCCTTTTCATCAACCTTCTTTGCTTTATTATGATAATCAAGCTGTTATTCACCTTGCCAACAATCCTATTTTTCATGATCGGACCAAACATATCAAGCTTGACTGTCATTTTGTTCGAGATAAAGTTGCTGATGGTTCTGTTAAGCTACTGCCCATCCGTTCTATACATCAACTTGCTGATAACTTCCCTAAagctttgttggattttatgtcctaaaactcgtagtttgtaaattaataaacatattctgtttttttttcgataaagttattgaaattgtaatcttaaatccaataaactaaggtcctgaggctatttaatgtagtttgaactttatgtagtgacataaatgtggatcaagttcaaatatatagccaaaatggtctataatatatgaatgagattgggcgccttgttctggggacactatggatgtggcccactttgtagttagtacaaacgatgtgatcctgaatcgttcatatagagatatgtgagaagagcatcctatgaaatgagttttcataagactgaaccatgaaatagtcactttttacgttctaaatgtcgttttatgtataaaactgactatttcgttaattgatgacctaggtaacttaatcttaatcctgagctaactatgaactcctgttcactcggaattatccttagatcatacataggtgagggcagctcatcatcgctggcccaataaccctcccatttcaggggtaagatcaggtggatagctagg comes from Benincasa hispida cultivar B227 chromosome 2, ASM972705v1, whole genome shotgun sequence and encodes:
- the LOC120072090 gene encoding uncharacterized protein LOC120072090, with protein sequence MVFPETPRRPPANSSSSVDFSTTGLPLSHPDQYTPYALHHSDTSNLILVSELLTNDNYVSWSKSMVLSLSIRNKLGFIDGSLPRPTGDLLSLWIRNNNVVVAWILNFVSKSISSSILFTESAREIWLDLQDCFQRRNGPRIFPSQMRVIQPQARSRLCHYIFY